In one Acidimicrobium ferrooxidans DSM 10331 genomic region, the following are encoded:
- a CDS encoding glycoside hydrolase family 5 protein, with product MTGVRRRRGVAALVVLVALGIATLLVVVLHSHRRPTFSPSPPGAVTGQLVSRGPLVVDERGTPIYLHGVDWPSLDWAPAGQHADGAPGLDLSELRSMVTRFRANAVRIALNEAFLLRGSPRYDPEYGELVERAVRAARRVGLVVILDLHTVIGADTSTAPAAAGPSCAPDPPSIAFWRTLAERFRTWPGVVFELYNEPHDITWSTWRDGGLITCPATGRRYDAIGEQTLLDTVRATGARNLVIADGIDWAGTLAGLTRWHLAGTNVAYGLHLYVQAAQPTGPALWQHELGSTWRHWPVIATEFGVLGCSNPYPLNLERHIVDFLAGHGIGWTAWAWWDGGCGFPSLIATEAGRPFEGGLVVEATSRALARGSLRPPLP from the coding sequence ATGACGGGCGTCCGCAGACGCCGCGGTGTGGCGGCGCTCGTGGTGTTGGTCGCCCTCGGCATCGCAACCCTCCTCGTTGTCGTGCTGCATTCCCACAGGCGGCCCACCTTCAGCCCCTCGCCGCCGGGTGCCGTCACCGGCCAGCTCGTGAGTCGGGGTCCCTTGGTCGTGGACGAGCGCGGAACGCCGATCTACCTCCATGGCGTCGACTGGCCGAGTCTCGACTGGGCACCCGCAGGGCAGCACGCCGACGGAGCCCCAGGCCTGGACCTCTCTGAGCTCCGCTCGATGGTGACGCGCTTTCGCGCCAACGCAGTTCGCATCGCGCTCAACGAGGCCTTCCTCCTACGCGGATCCCCACGCTACGATCCGGAGTACGGGGAACTCGTCGAGCGCGCGGTTCGTGCCGCACGACGAGTCGGTCTCGTCGTGATCTTGGACCTGCACACCGTCATCGGGGCTGACACCTCGACTGCCCCGGCCGCAGCAGGGCCTTCGTGTGCGCCAGACCCTCCGAGCATCGCATTCTGGAGGACCCTCGCGGAGCGCTTCCGCACCTGGCCCGGGGTGGTCTTCGAGCTCTACAACGAACCCCACGACATCACGTGGTCGACGTGGCGCGACGGAGGGTTGATCACCTGCCCAGCGACCGGACGACGCTATGACGCGATCGGCGAACAGACGCTCCTCGACACCGTACGGGCCACGGGTGCGCGAAACCTCGTGATCGCGGACGGCATCGATTGGGCGGGGACGCTTGCGGGCCTGACGCGCTGGCACCTGGCCGGTACCAACGTCGCCTATGGGCTGCACCTCTACGTACAAGCAGCACAACCGACAGGGCCCGCGCTCTGGCAGCACGAGCTCGGTTCGACGTGGCGACACTGGCCAGTCATCGCCACCGAGTTCGGCGTCCTCGGCTGCAGCAACCCCTACCCGCTCAACCTGGAACGCCACATCGTGGACTTCCTCGCCGGACACGGCATCGGCTGGACGGCGTGGGCCTGGTGGGATGGAGGGTGCGGCTTTCCCTCCCTGATTGCCACCGAGGCCGGGCGGCCATTCGAGGGAGGCCTGGTCGTGGAAGCGACGAGCCGTGCCCTCGCTCGAGGCAGCCTACGGCCCCCGCTTCCTTGA
- a CDS encoding transposase: MGTSRRKFTLEYRTEAAHRVIDSGRSVPEVARELAIGEHNLYRWVREERRRIEAANATGSPPLTAQERTELIRLRRELEELRKDNEFLGKAAAYFAAKPPSKRDSR; this comes from the coding sequence ATGGGGACGTCGAGAAGGAAGTTCACCCTGGAGTACCGGACCGAGGCGGCCCACCGGGTCATCGACAGCGGCCGGAGCGTCCCAGAGGTGGCCCGTGAGCTCGCGATCGGGGAGCACAACCTCTATCGATGGGTGCGGGAGGAGCGCAGGCGGATCGAAGCAGCAAACGCCACTGGCAGCCCGCCCCTCACGGCGCAGGAGCGCACCGAGCTCATCAGGCTGCGCAGGGAGCTCGAGGAGCTGCGCAAGGACAACGAGTTCCTGGGAAAAGCAGCCGCGTACTTCGCCGCGAAGCCACCAAGCAAGAGAGATTCGCGCTGA
- a CDS encoding IS3 family transposase: MEAEYARFEIKRMARLLEVSRAGYYRWRRTQVAPSRRACARRDLENRVVAVHQASSGTYGARRITAALLAAGVVTSHNTVAAAMARRGIAGISPRRFRPATTHADPKAIYPPDLVARKFDPGRLHALWTSDITYLALAGAMAYLCVVRDEHSRRVLGWSVAERMETTLVLEALGQAVAVRGSHAQGVIWHTDRGSQFSDHRVVAFCARHGITRSMGRTGTCYDHASAESFWSIFKHEFFYRHAFGDLAELRRGIQSYIQFYNHQRSCSKIGYLAPVVFEHLVAEEARVK; the protein is encoded by the coding sequence ATGGAGGCGGAGTACGCTCGCTTCGAGATCAAACGGATGGCACGCTTACTCGAGGTCTCCCGGGCTGGCTACTACCGATGGCGACGCACCCAGGTAGCACCGTCGCGTCGGGCATGTGCAAGACGCGACCTCGAGAACCGAGTGGTCGCGGTCCACCAGGCATCCTCTGGCACCTACGGCGCACGACGGATCACGGCGGCACTCCTCGCCGCTGGCGTGGTGACGAGCCACAACACGGTGGCAGCAGCGATGGCCAGGCGCGGCATCGCCGGTATCAGCCCCAGGAGGTTCCGCCCAGCGACCACCCACGCCGATCCGAAGGCGATCTACCCACCAGACCTCGTTGCCAGGAAGTTCGACCCGGGGCGCCTGCACGCCCTCTGGACCTCGGACATCACCTACCTCGCTCTCGCCGGCGCGATGGCATACCTGTGTGTGGTGCGCGACGAGCACTCGCGGCGGGTGCTCGGATGGAGCGTCGCGGAGCGCATGGAGACCACGCTCGTGCTCGAGGCCCTCGGCCAGGCCGTCGCGGTGCGTGGGTCCCACGCGCAGGGGGTCATCTGGCACACCGACCGAGGGAGTCAGTTCAGCGACCATCGAGTTGTGGCCTTCTGTGCCCGACACGGGATCACGCGCTCCATGGGGCGAACCGGCACCTGCTACGACCACGCGAGCGCGGAGTCCTTCTGGTCGATCTTCAAACACGAGTTCTTCTACCGCCACGCCTTTGGCGACCTCGCCGAGCTGCGCCGCGGCATACAGAGCTACATCCAGTTCTACAACCACCAGCGCAGCTGCTCGAAGATCGGCTACCTTGCCCCAGTCGTCTTCGAGCACCTCGTCGCGGAGGAGGCTCGCGTGAAGTAA
- a CDS encoding ArnT family glycosyltransferase, protein MVETLVRTHEVPEAPDSTQTAARGTWSVAGNTLAWGTAAIVALVHVAGAAHNPTPMLDEGTYAAEAWALLHLGRLAPYTYWYDHPPLAWILLAGMWWLLAHVLPQGLDAVAQLRFAMWIWSLVALGALVGAAKRLRWHPGAAAIAVILWGLSPLAITLERLVELDNVAMALVLVAIWSLSDPRRRLHAVVIAGIAFGAAILSVETALLWTPTVLWLLARRYRDERRSVAMWTFLLVTGSIGSLYLLYATLKGALLPGPGHVSLLGSAAWQVFERAGSGFILRHGTAAWGLLQGWLHLDPVLVLLVPAACIGVIARRTRPFGIAALVYTAMAFRPGYLPSTYPVEAFPAVALVGGGLFDSLLSQSVSWRRLARTALGVLVTTLTLLLGFAWSARDAETLLAPRDQAQLAAEAWLRAHGDRSAPILVADTMWVDVVDMGWHPYQAVVWYWKITTDPEVERRYLRCPRFRRHPGYFTRASSATRCSKTTGAR, encoded by the coding sequence GTGGTTGAGACTCTCGTCCGAACGCATGAGGTTCCGGAAGCCCCGGATTCGACACAGACCGCGGCTCGGGGCACCTGGTCGGTGGCGGGCAACACGCTCGCCTGGGGAACCGCTGCCATCGTCGCTCTCGTTCACGTCGCGGGCGCCGCACACAACCCGACCCCGATGCTCGACGAGGGTACCTATGCCGCGGAGGCGTGGGCTCTGCTGCACCTCGGGCGGCTTGCCCCTTACACGTACTGGTACGATCATCCACCGCTCGCGTGGATCCTCCTTGCCGGCATGTGGTGGCTCCTTGCCCATGTCCTGCCCCAGGGCCTCGACGCCGTCGCCCAGCTCCGCTTCGCGATGTGGATCTGGTCGCTCGTCGCGCTCGGCGCGCTGGTCGGAGCGGCGAAGAGGCTCCGCTGGCACCCTGGTGCTGCCGCCATAGCCGTCATCCTCTGGGGCCTGTCCCCGCTTGCCATCACGCTCGAGCGCCTCGTCGAACTCGACAACGTCGCGATGGCTCTGGTTCTCGTCGCGATCTGGTCGCTCTCGGATCCAAGGCGCCGCTTGCACGCCGTCGTGATCGCTGGCATCGCGTTCGGCGCAGCGATCCTGTCCGTGGAGACGGCCCTCCTCTGGACTCCCACCGTGCTCTGGCTCCTCGCTCGGCGCTACCGCGATGAACGGCGCTCGGTCGCAATGTGGACCTTTCTCCTCGTCACCGGGAGTATCGGGAGCCTGTACCTGCTCTACGCCACGCTCAAGGGAGCACTCCTCCCCGGACCCGGTCACGTGAGTTTGCTCGGGAGCGCAGCGTGGCAAGTCTTCGAGCGTGCGGGCAGCGGCTTCATCCTCCGCCACGGCACGGCCGCCTGGGGCCTGCTCCAGGGGTGGCTTCACCTCGACCCGGTTCTCGTCCTCCTGGTGCCGGCCGCGTGCATCGGCGTCATCGCTCGACGAACGCGCCCCTTCGGGATCGCTGCGCTCGTCTACACTGCCATGGCCTTCCGTCCTGGGTATCTCCCCTCGACCTACCCAGTCGAGGCGTTCCCAGCGGTTGCACTGGTCGGTGGCGGGCTCTTCGACTCCCTCCTCAGCCAGAGTGTCTCCTGGCGACGCCTGGCTCGAACCGCCCTTGGTGTGCTCGTCACCACACTCACGCTGCTGTTAGGTTTCGCCTGGTCCGCCCGGGACGCGGAGACGTTGCTCGCCCCTCGAGACCAGGCCCAGCTTGCCGCAGAGGCCTGGCTACGCGCCCATGGCGACCGTTCCGCCCCCATCCTCGTCGCCGATACGATGTGGGTCGACGTCGTCGACATGGGTTGGCACCCCTACCAGGCCGTGGTGTGGTATTGGAAGATCACGACGGACCCGGAGGTCGAACGTCGCTACCTGAGGTGCCCCAGATTTCGTAGACACCCAGGTTACTTCACGCGAGCCTCCTCCGCGACGAGGTGCTCGAAGACGACTGGGGCAAGGTAG
- a CDS encoding glycosyltransferase codes for MAVLIPARHEETVLGATLERLARQPYDALRIIAIVGHDDQATHAVAERAASAHPDRIEVVVDHHWPKSKPAALITGMEAAGSAELIAIVDAEDDVAEGFFALAAAEFAMRPGLDVLQGGVLLVNLSSSWFATRSAVEYYLWYSSRLPWQARHGVVPLGGNTCVFRSHTLHEVGLWDPNALTEDADMGIRLATCGAQIAVRFEEALATQEETPLSLRAFVRQRTRWDQGFIQVLRKGSWRKLPWRRRALALFTLAAPFQQALTGVLIPVAMLAWGLTRRLPVDLVLFAFLSLFAELGALSFEVIAAARLRRLRGERPRIRDALSLVLGLIPYQLVLVTALLVALVRELRGERGWAKTEHVGAHRRLSTPDEVLSEQQVA; via the coding sequence ATGGCTGTGCTCATACCAGCCCGCCATGAGGAGACGGTCCTCGGGGCGACCCTCGAGCGCCTCGCGCGACAACCGTACGACGCGCTGCGGATCATCGCCATCGTCGGCCACGATGATCAGGCCACCCATGCGGTCGCGGAACGTGCTGCCTCGGCGCACCCCGATCGCATCGAGGTCGTCGTCGACCACCACTGGCCTAAATCGAAACCTGCAGCCCTCATCACTGGGATGGAGGCGGCGGGGAGCGCCGAGCTCATCGCCATTGTCGACGCGGAGGATGACGTCGCAGAAGGCTTCTTTGCGCTTGCAGCCGCCGAGTTCGCCATGCGTCCCGGTCTCGACGTGCTTCAGGGAGGCGTCCTCCTCGTCAACCTGTCCAGCTCGTGGTTCGCAACCCGATCCGCGGTCGAGTACTACCTGTGGTACTCGAGCCGCCTTCCGTGGCAAGCCCGCCACGGCGTCGTACCGCTCGGTGGGAACACGTGCGTCTTTCGCTCCCATACCCTGCACGAGGTCGGCCTCTGGGACCCCAACGCGCTCACCGAGGATGCCGACATGGGAATTCGACTCGCCACCTGCGGCGCTCAGATCGCAGTCCGCTTTGAGGAGGCACTCGCCACGCAGGAGGAGACACCCCTTAGCCTGCGCGCTTTCGTTCGCCAGCGCACCCGATGGGACCAGGGCTTCATCCAGGTGCTCCGCAAGGGCTCTTGGCGCAAACTCCCCTGGCGGAGAAGGGCACTTGCGCTCTTCACATTGGCGGCACCGTTCCAGCAAGCCCTCACGGGCGTGCTGATCCCGGTCGCAATGCTCGCCTGGGGCTTGACACGTCGACTCCCCGTCGACCTCGTCCTCTTCGCCTTCCTATCTCTCTTCGCGGAGCTCGGCGCCCTCAGCTTCGAGGTCATCGCCGCAGCTCGCTTGCGTCGCCTACGCGGTGAGCGGCCACGCATCCGAGATGCGCTCTCCCTCGTCCTCGGTCTCATCCCCTACCAGCTCGTGCTCGTGACCGCCCTGCTCGTAGCGCTGGTGCGCGAGCTCCGCGGTGAGCGCGGTTGGGCAAAGACGGAGCATGTCGGCGCACACCGTCGCTTGTCAACTCCTGACGAGGTCCTGAGCGAACAGCAGGTGGCGTAG
- a CDS encoding Ig-like domain-containing protein — MRRWAGVPVVKKLASIGAGLGLVGAGLSVPLTHAALAGSNSSSETFYYTGSQQTFTVPMGVTQLDYTVAGGAGGAGYAALAGELGGSGGDGSVVTGTLTVTPGEQLIIEVGSSGANASSNQQSCGGPFSLYVGGAGGSNPDSSFSGGSGGDGNCDLFNSGGGGGGGGAASAILDSSNAALVVAAGGGGGGGAGAAAGYDGGAGGANASGGPGGGDGAGSGGQIGAAGSSAGGTGGYDDVAGHESGGGGGGGGGLDGGDGGSAGQIGGGGGGGGGSGSSTTGSGVTVSATNNGNGYVTLSWSTSPPPPALSATLSATSSPSPAYAGDTVSFAVHVSGSGSSSPVTGEAFIEAPGKTDQTEFIPVAEVPISDGAGTVQESVDQVAAVLEAEGESVPYGTLTLPVYFIGSGAWQGVGATGSVGVDLSIDPTTTSLSLQPSSPVVGQPVTLTATVTNQSQAAPGLPPTGSVTFSATDSAGTTTKLGTASVDGSGQATLSGLELPAGADTITASYSGDPTHDASSTTSSIDVSNALALFASSTPYPAYFGNDVAVTATVAGGGSLGAATGTACIEGPSGGVTLGCFVVDQGSGSFTIPVEEAATLLGASRAYGPRALPVTFTGSGAWQGVDLTGSVNVDLSLDPTTTNLSVQPSSPVARQPETLVATVTNQSQAAPGLPPTGSVTFSATDSAGTTTRLGTSTLSSSGQAILTGISLPAGVHVVTASYSGDPTHDASSASSTIVVTTPVRLDLAASPTSSSFGSAETLTATVHGQARGSVTFSLIQGRKTKRLGTAPVTSGHTAQLVTSNLPVGTDEIVATYTPSSGSDVAPAYADTTLVVVQDVPAITILGPTSVAAGSSASYTILVTANGSPVDGGTLLVQLGDTSSTATVDANGLATVTLTFPRTGGTQVLSAMYLGSPTVAMASNTLSVTVTSPSPSTSAQSSSTPPAGSSSSSSTTTASSTSTSTSPTSPGTTSSTSTQAVRPVTASSAVTVPTASTGEPFASPWWWALSGFGVGTGSTLAAVQIRRRRNTREAV, encoded by the coding sequence ATGCGCAGGTGGGCGGGTGTGCCGGTCGTGAAGAAGCTGGCAAGTATCGGAGCAGGACTCGGGCTGGTTGGCGCAGGTCTGTCGGTGCCGTTGACCCATGCGGCGCTCGCGGGTTCGAACTCGTCGAGTGAGACGTTCTACTACACCGGGAGTCAACAGACCTTTACTGTGCCGATGGGGGTCACACAGCTTGACTACACCGTGGCTGGTGGGGCAGGAGGAGCAGGTTACGCAGCGCTCGCAGGCGAGTTAGGTGGCTCGGGTGGCGACGGTTCGGTCGTCACCGGCACGCTGACGGTGACGCCCGGAGAGCAGCTGATCATCGAAGTGGGGTCTTCTGGTGCGAACGCGAGTTCCAATCAGCAGAGTTGTGGTGGTCCCTTCAGCCTCTATGTCGGAGGTGCCGGCGGATCGAACCCGGATTCGAGCTTCAGCGGTGGCTCGGGCGGCGACGGCAATTGCGACCTCTTCAATTCTGGCGGTGGTGGCGGCGGTGGTGGAGCGGCGAGCGCCATCCTCGACAGTAGTAACGCTGCGCTCGTCGTCGCAGCGGGCGGCGGTGGTGGTGGCGGCGCTGGTGCGGCCGCGGGTTACGACGGCGGCGCGGGTGGCGCCAATGCCTCTGGTGGCCCCGGAGGGGGCGACGGAGCAGGTAGTGGGGGCCAAATCGGTGCTGCCGGCAGCAGTGCTGGTGGGACCGGTGGATACGACGACGTAGCGGGACATGAGTCCGGTGGTGGCGGCGGCGGTGGTGGTGGCCTCGACGGCGGTGACGGCGGCAGCGCAGGACAGATTGGTGGTGGCGGCGGTGGTGGCGGCGGCTCCGGGAGTTCGACCACGGGTAGCGGCGTCACCGTGTCTGCGACCAACAACGGCAACGGCTACGTGACGCTGAGTTGGTCCACCTCTCCACCGCCCCCCGCGCTGAGCGCCACGCTGAGCGCCACCAGTTCGCCGAGCCCTGCCTATGCAGGGGACACCGTCAGTTTTGCGGTTCACGTGTCGGGGAGCGGGTCGTCAAGCCCGGTGACTGGGGAAGCCTTCATTGAAGCCCCGGGCAAGACCGATCAGACGGAATTCATCCCCGTTGCCGAGGTCCCGATCTCCGACGGGGCTGGAACCGTTCAAGAGTCGGTGGATCAGGTGGCGGCGGTACTCGAGGCGGAGGGCGAGAGCGTTCCGTACGGGACATTGACCCTGCCGGTCTACTTCATCGGTTCGGGGGCCTGGCAGGGGGTCGGCGCGACAGGTTCCGTCGGTGTCGACCTGTCCATCGACCCCACGACCACGAGCCTCTCGCTACAGCCGTCCTCGCCGGTCGTCGGCCAGCCAGTGACGCTCACGGCGACGGTGACGAACCAGTCCCAGGCCGCACCCGGCCTTCCGCCGACCGGGAGCGTGACCTTCTCGGCGACGGACAGCGCCGGCACGACGACGAAACTCGGTACGGCGTCGGTCGACGGTTCGGGCCAGGCCACGCTCTCGGGCCTGGAGCTGCCAGCGGGTGCGGACACCATCACCGCGAGTTACTCGGGGGATCCCACCCACGATGCCTCCTCGACCACGAGCTCGATCGATGTCTCGAACGCGCTGGCGCTGTTCGCCTCGAGCACCCCGTACCCTGCGTACTTCGGCAATGACGTGGCCGTCACCGCCACCGTGGCCGGGGGCGGGTCGCTCGGTGCAGCGACCGGCACGGCGTGCATCGAGGGTCCGTCCGGAGGAGTGACGCTTGGCTGCTTCGTCGTCGACCAGGGTTCCGGGAGCTTCACGATCCCGGTCGAGGAAGCGGCGACGCTGCTGGGTGCGAGCCGGGCCTACGGTCCCCGGGCGTTGCCCGTTACGTTCACGGGTTCGGGCGCCTGGCAAGGTGTCGACCTCACCGGCTCTGTGAACGTCGACCTCTCGCTCGACCCCACGACCACGAACCTCTCGGTGCAGCCGTCCTCGCCGGTCGCCCGCCAGCCAGAGACGCTCGTGGCGACGGTGACGAACCAGTCCCAGGCCGCACCCGGCCTTCCGCCGACCGGGAGCGTGACCTTCTCGGCGACGGACAGCGCCGGCACGACGACGAGACTTGGCACGTCCACGCTCTCGAGCTCGGGCCAGGCGATCCTCACCGGCATCAGCCTTCCGGCTGGCGTGCACGTCGTCACCGCGAGCTACTCGGGGGATCCCACCCACGATGCCTCCTCGGCGTCGAGCACGATCGTGGTGACGACACCGGTACGGCTCGACCTCGCGGCCTCACCGACATCGTCGTCCTTCGGTTCTGCGGAGACGCTCACCGCCACCGTGCATGGCCAGGCGCGTGGGTCCGTCACCTTCAGTCTGATCCAGGGCAGGAAGACCAAGCGGCTCGGCACAGCGCCGGTGACCTCGGGCCATACGGCGCAGCTCGTCACCTCGAACCTGCCCGTCGGCACCGACGAGATCGTCGCTACGTACACGCCGTCGAGCGGCTCCGACGTCGCGCCCGCCTATGCCGACACCACGTTGGTGGTGGTGCAGGACGTGCCCGCGATCACGATCCTCGGACCGACGAGCGTGGCAGCGGGGTCGTCCGCGTCGTACACCATCCTCGTGACGGCGAACGGGAGCCCGGTCGACGGTGGGACGCTGCTGGTCCAGCTGGGCGACACATCATCCACCGCGACCGTGGACGCCAACGGACTGGCGACCGTGACACTCACCTTCCCCAGGACCGGCGGCACGCAGGTCCTCTCTGCCATGTACCTGGGGTCACCGACGGTGGCAATGGCGTCGAACACCCTCTCGGTGACGGTGACGTCCCCCTCCCCATCGACGTCGGCGCAGAGTTCCAGCACGCCGCCCGCTGGCTCGTCGTCGAGCTCGAGTACGACCACCGCGTCGTCCACCAGCACGAGCACGTCTCCGACGAGCCCGGGAACGACCAGCTCGACCTCGACGCAAGCAGTGCGGCCGGTGACGGCGAGTTCGGCAGTGACGGTCCCGACCG